In Antennarius striatus isolate MH-2024 chromosome 10, ASM4005453v1, whole genome shotgun sequence, one DNA window encodes the following:
- the LOC137602419 gene encoding LOW QUALITY PROTEIN: acyl-coenzyme A thioesterase 1-like (The sequence of the model RefSeq protein was modified relative to this genomic sequence to represent the inferred CDS: inserted 1 base in 1 codon; substituted 1 base at 1 genomic stop codon), translated as MSSQFSLELLPRARCFFNEPVQVKVSRLRSGQVVTMRARSTDKRGVLFSSSATYRAGDRGEVDLNKHPSLGGSYVGVEPMGLLWSLKAEALHQYFQKEKALEPQAVTFSVHDEEEDRVLAXATDERLLFGXGVTRLPVIDGNINGVLFTPPGAGQFPAVLDLNSFVTEKGAALLANKGFVVLALCVFNVKPKNTKEIYLDRFRDGIDFLQRQPKRRGFKTASAHPGGVGHFQ; from the exons ATGTCCTCTCAATTCAGTTTGGAGCTGCTGCCCAGAGCCAGATGCTTCTTCAATGAACCTGTTCAGGTGAAGGTGTCCAGGCTGAGGTCGGGACAGGTGGTCACCATGAGAGCCAGATCCACTGACAAGAGGGGGGTGCTGTTCAGCTCCTCGGCCACCTACAGGGCTGGTGACAGAGGAGAGGTCGACCTGAACAAACACCCCTCACTTGGTGGCAGCTATGTTGGGGTGGAGCCAATGGGTCTGCTGTGGTCTCTAAAGGCAGAAGCCTTGCATCAGTACTTTCAAAAGGAGAAGGCTCTGGAGCCCCAGGCGGTCACATTCTCTGTACACGATGAAGAAGAGGATAGGGTGCTGGCATAGGCAACTGATGAGAGACTTCTATTTG ATGGGGTCACCCGACTTCCTGTCATTGATGGGAACATAAACGGAGTCCTATTTACCCCCCCAG GAGCAGGTCAATTTCCTGCTGTGTTGGATCTAAACAGCTTTGTAACAGAGAAAGGAGCTGCTCTGTTGGCCAATAAAGGCTTTGTGGTTCTGGCTTTATGTGTATTCAATGTAAAGCCCAAGAACACGAAGGAGATTTATCTGGACCGCTTTAGAGATGGAATAGATTTCCTACAGCGACAACCCAAG AGGAGAGGGTTTAAAACAGCCAGTGCCCACCCGGGTGGAGTGGGTCACTTCCAGTAG